A region from the Bactrocera dorsalis isolate Fly_Bdor chromosome 1, ASM2337382v1, whole genome shotgun sequence genome encodes:
- the LOC105225680 gene encoding phenoloxidase 2 produces the protein MADKNNLLLLFDRPTEPIFMEKGKAAVFDVPDKFLTDRYRPISTEVQSRFGEKAEQRIPVREISIPDLRVPMSLARDAQFSLFIPAHRRIAGRLIDIFMGVRSIDDLQSVAVFARDRVNPYLFNYALSVALLHRPDTKGLDLPSFAQNFPDKFVDSRVFRQVREEATVVPDGSRMPITIPRDYTASDLEPEHRLWYFREDLGINLHHWHWHLVYPFEAGDRAVVNKDRRGELFYYMHQQVVARYNLERFSNNLARVVRFNNLREPIAEGYFPKMDSLVSSRAWPPRFEDTKLSDLNRELDQINLDVSDMERWRDRIFEAISQGFATDESGNRVPLDNAGGIDILGNIMESSIISPNRSLYGDFHNMGHVFISYSHDPDHRHLESFGVMGDSATAMRDPVFYRWHAYIDDIFQEHKIRLPPYTLPELDYDGVTVTGIQVSPEGGQANVLQTFWQQSDVDLSRGMDFVPRGNVFARFTHLQHTPFTYTINVNNDSGAQRFGTVRIFLGPKRDERRQGMLFKDQRLLMVELDKFIVALNPGQNTIRRRSTESSVTIPFERTFRNLDENRPAAGSADELEFNFCGCGWPNHMLIPKGLPEGLECELFVMVSNYDQDRVEQELVGTCSDAASYCGVRDRLYPDRRPMGYPFDRLSRAGADRLVNFLTPNMSIVDVVVRHDNRVVPRAA, from the exons ATGGCTGACAAGAACAATTTATTGCTGCTCTTCGATCGTCCCACCGAACCCATTTTTATGGAGAAGGGCAAAGCGGCAGTGTTCGATGTGCCCGATAAGTTCCTTACGGATCGTTACCGTCCCATCAGCACTGAGGTGCAGAGTCGTTTCGGTGAAAAGGCCGAGCAACGCATTCCGGTTAGAGAAATTTCCATACCGGATCTACGCGTACCCATGTCACTGGCACGTGATGCGCAATTTTCGCTCTTCATTCCGGCTCATCGCCGCATTGCGGGTCGTTTGATTGACATATTCATGGGTGTGCGTTCCATAGACGATCTGCAGAGTGTAGCTGTGTTTGCACGTGACCGTGTGAATCCATATTTGTTCAATTATGCACTATCTGTGGCGCTGCTACATCGTCCAGACACCAAGGGACTGGATTTGCCGTCTTTCGCGCAGAACTTCCCCGATAAATTTGTCGATTCTCGTGTATTCCGTCAAGTGCGCGAAGAGGCCACTGTGGTGCCGGATGGTTCACGTATGCCAATCACCATACCACGCGATTACACCGCCTCTGACTTGGAACCAGAGCATCGACTGTGGTATTTCCGCGAGGATCTTGGCATCAATCTTCATCATTGGCATTGGCATTTGGTGTACCCATTTGAGGCTGGTGATCGTGCTGTTGTGAATAAGGATCGTCGTGGTGAACTCTTCTACTACATGCATCAACAAGTGGTTGCTCGTTACAATTTGGAGCGCTTCAGTAATAATCTGGCACGCGTTGTACGCTTCAACAACTTGCGTGAACCCATTGCTGAAGGCTACTTCCCTAAAATGGATTCGTTAGTGTCGAGTCGCGCTTGGCCACCACGTTTTGAGGATACGAAATTGTCGGATCTCAATCGAGAGTTGGATCAAATTAATTTGGATGTAAGTGATATGGAGCGCTGGAGGGATCGCATCTTCGAAGCTATATCTCAAGGATTTGCCACCGAT GAAAGCGGTAACCGTGTGCCATTAGATAATGCTGGCGGTATCGATATTCTGGGTAACATTATGGAGTCGTCGATTATTTCACCAAATCGTAGCTTGTATGGTGACTTCCATAACATGGGTCATGTGTTCATTTCGTACTCACACGATCCCGATCATCGTCATTTGGAATCCTTTGGTGTTATGGGTGATTCAGCCACTGCTATGCGTGATCCGGTCTTCTACAGATGGCATGCATACATCGATGATATCTTCCAGGAACATAAGATCCGTTTACCCCCATATACGCTACCAGAACTCGACTATGACGGTGTTACTGTTACTGGTATACAAGTAAGTCCCGAAGGTGGACAAGCAAATGTGCTGCAAACCTTCTGGCAGCAATCCGATGTTGATCTCTCGCGTGGCATGGACTTTGTGCCACGCGGCAATGTGTTCGCACGTTTCACGCATCTCCAACACACGCCCTTCACCTACACCATTAATGTCAACAATGATAGCGGTGCTCAACGTTTCGGTACAGTGCGTATCTTCCTGGGTCCCAAGAGAGATGAACGTAGACAAGGCATGCTCTTCAAGGATCAACGTTTACTAATGGTTGAATTGGACAAATTCATTGTCGCAT TAAACCCTGGTCAAAATACTATTCGTCGTCGCTCCACCGAGTCCAGTGTCACCATACCCTTCGAACGCACTTTCCGTAATTTGGATGAAAATCGGCCAGCCGCCGGTAGTGCCGATGAGCTCGAATTCAACTTCTGCGGCTGCGGTTGGCCCAATCACATGCTGATTCCTAAAGGTTTGCCCGAAGGTTTGGAGTGTGAGCTGTTTGTTATGGTATCCAACTACGACCAGGATAGG GTCGAACAAGAATTGGTGGGCACTTGCAGTGATGCCGCTTCATACTGTGGCGTACGCGATCGTTTATATCCAGACCGTCGCCCCATGGGATATCCATTCGATCGCCTCTCTCGTGCTGGTGCTGACCGTCTCGTAAACTTCCTCACTCCAAACATGAGCATCGTAGATGTGGTAGTACGTCACGATAACCGCGTTGTCCCACGTGCTGCTTAA